The Oxalobacteraceae bacterium OTU3CINTB1 genome includes a window with the following:
- a CDS encoding RidA family protein, which yields MTQLKFINPPGLYDPRPNGYSHVVVAEAPARLIYIAGQGGENADGVLSEDFGTQVKQALANLQTALSAAGAGFANVAKLTVLIVDHSEERLRIFGSALGEAWGDNPAPACTLIPVPRLALDGMLFEIEATAIKQTSDRGQV from the coding sequence ATGACCCAGCTTAAATTCATCAACCCACCCGGTTTGTACGACCCGCGTCCCAACGGCTACAGCCATGTCGTCGTCGCGGAAGCGCCGGCACGGCTGATCTACATCGCCGGCCAGGGCGGGGAAAACGCCGATGGCGTGCTGTCGGAAGATTTCGGAACGCAAGTGAAGCAGGCGCTGGCAAACCTGCAAACGGCATTGAGCGCGGCCGGCGCCGGATTCGCCAACGTCGCCAAGCTTACGGTGTTGATCGTCGACCATAGTGAAGAACGCCTGCGCATCTTCGGCAGCGCGCTGGGCGAAGCGTGGGGCGACAATCCCGCCCCGGCCTGCACATTGATCCCGGTCCCGCGCCTGGCGCTGGACGGCATGCTGTTCGAGATCGAAGCGACCGCGATCAAACAAACATCAGATCGGGGTCAAGTCTGA
- the soxR gene encoding redox-sensitive transcriptional activator SoxR, with translation MASPPKELGVGELAGRAGVAVSALHFYEAKGLIHSLRSGGNQRRYARSVLRRLAVIKVAQRVGMPLAAIAEALNALPSGRTPTVADWRRLSAAWKAELDERIRTLTQLRDQLDGCIGCGCLSLKACPLRNAQDALAQEGAGPHFKP, from the coding sequence ATGGCATCTCCTCCGAAGGAGCTGGGCGTCGGCGAGCTGGCCGGGCGCGCCGGCGTGGCGGTATCGGCACTGCATTTTTATGAGGCCAAGGGCTTGATTCACTCCTTGCGCTCCGGCGGCAACCAGCGGCGGTACGCGCGCTCGGTGTTGCGCCGGCTGGCGGTGATCAAGGTGGCACAGCGGGTGGGCATGCCGCTGGCGGCCATCGCCGAGGCGTTGAATGCGCTGCCGTCCGGGCGCACGCCGACGGTGGCGGACTGGCGCCGCCTCTCGGCCGCGTGGAAAGCGGAACTCGATGAGCGCATCCGTACGTTGACGCAGTTGCGCGATCAACTGGATGGCTGCATCGGTTGCGGGTGCCTGTCGTTGAAGGCCTGCCCGCTACGCAATGCACAGGATGCATTGGCGCAGGAGGGCGCGGGGCCGCACTTCAAGCCTTAG